One window of the Acinonyx jubatus isolate Ajub_Pintada_27869175 chromosome A2, VMU_Ajub_asm_v1.0, whole genome shotgun sequence genome contains the following:
- the LOC106979021 gene encoding olfactory receptor 7G1-like has product MGPSNKTAVSEFLLMQVTEDPELKPFLFILFLSICLVTILGNLLIILAVSSDSHLHTPMYFFLSNLSLTDICLSTTTIPKMLVNIQAQSESITYAGCLTQIYFVLAFGGLESFLLAAMAYDRYVAICHPLRYTVIMNSHFCGLLILVSLCISTVDALMHSLMVLQLTFCTDVEIPLFFCEVVQVIKLACSDTLVNNILIYFATSLFGGIPVCGIIFSYTQIVSSVLRMPSVGRKYKAFSTCGSHLSVVSLFYGTGLGVYISSAFTNSSRNTAVLSVMYTVVPQMMNPFIYSLRNRDMKGALRKLVSRTPSPL; this is encoded by the coding sequence ATGGGACCCAGCAACAAAACAGCAGTTTCCGAATTCCTTCTTATGCAAGTGACAGAGGATCCAGAACTGAagccctttctctttattctgtttctgtCCATATGCCTGGTCACCATCCTGGGAAACCTGCTCATCATCCTGGCCGTCAGCTCGgactcccacctccacacccccatgtacttcttcctctccaacctGTCCCTTACTGACATCTGTTTAAGCACAACCACGATCCCAAAGATGCTGGTGAACATCCAGGCACAGAGTGAGAGCATCACTTATGCAGGCTGCCTCACCCAGATCTACTTTGTCCTGGCTTTTGGTGGTTTGGAAAGTTTTCTTCTTGCGGCAATGGCCTATGATCGCTATGTGGCCATTTGTCACCCACTGAGGTACACAGTCATCATGAACTCCCACTTCTGTGGCCTGCTGATTCTAGTCTCCTTGTGCATTAGCACTGTGGATGCCCTGATGCACAGTCTGATGGTGTTGCAGCTGACCTTCTGCACAGATGTCGaaatccctctcttcttctgtgaaGTTGTTCAGGTCATCAAGCTCGCCTGTTCTGACACCCTCGTCAATAACATCCTGATATATTTTGCAACTAGCCTATTCGGTGGTATCCCTGTGTGTGGAATCATTTTCTCTTACACTCAGATAGTGTCCTCTGTTTTGAGGATGCCATCCGTGGGCAGAAAGTATAAAGCGTTTTCTACGTGTGGGTCTCACCTGTCAGTTGTGTCTTTGTTCTATGGGACAGGTTTGGGGGTGTACATTAGTTCTGCTTTTACTAACTCTTCCAGAAACACTGCGGTGCTTTCAGTGATGTATACTGTTGTCCCTCAAATGATGAACCCTttcatctacagcctgaggaacagGGATATGAAGGGAGCCTTGAGAAAACTCGTAAGTAGGACACCTTCTCCTCTGTGA